From a region of the Candidatus Azobacteroides pseudotrichonymphae genomovar. CFP2 genome:
- a CDS encoding acetate kinase produces the protein MKILVLNCGSSSIKYKLFDMKAKSILAQGGVEKIGLTGSFLKLTLPNGKKVILEGEILEHRTGVEYILGVITSEKYGCIRSLSEIDAVGHRVVHGGEKFNSSVLIDDEVIRKITECIDLAPLHNPPNLNGIYAVVELMPSTPQVGVFDTAFHQTMPDFAYMYGLPYSLYEKYAIRRYGFHGTSHRYVSKRACEMLYMSYERQRIISCHIGNGASVTAIKNGISVDTSMGMTPVEGLLMGTRCGDIDAGILTYIMEKENIGTSAISTIINKCSGVLGTSGISSDMREIDDAIEIGNKKAILTSDIYTYKIKKYIGAYTVALEGIDILVFTGGVGENQFRIRQKICDGLEFIGIKIDEATNHIRGKETIISTTDSKVKVVVVPTDEEFMIALDTLSLLS, from the coding sequence ATGAAAATATTAGTATTGAATTGCGGGAGTTCGTCTATTAAATACAAATTGTTTGATATGAAAGCTAAATCTATTTTAGCACAAGGAGGTGTTGAAAAGATTGGGTTAACTGGTTCTTTCTTAAAGTTGACACTCCCTAATGGGAAAAAAGTTATTCTTGAAGGAGAAATATTGGAACACCGTACGGGAGTTGAATATATTTTAGGGGTTATTACAAGTGAAAAATATGGATGTATCCGATCGCTTTCTGAAATAGATGCAGTGGGACATCGTGTAGTGCATGGAGGTGAAAAATTCAATTCTAGTGTCTTAATAGATGATGAAGTTATAAGAAAAATTACAGAATGTATTGATTTAGCACCATTACATAACCCACCTAATTTGAACGGCATTTATGCTGTGGTAGAATTAATGCCCTCTACTCCACAAGTAGGAGTTTTTGATACGGCTTTTCACCAAACAATGCCTGATTTTGCCTATATGTATGGTTTACCCTACTCTTTGTACGAAAAATATGCCATTCGGCGCTATGGATTTCATGGGACAAGTCATCGATATGTCTCAAAAAGAGCTTGTGAAATGCTATATATGTCTTACGAAAGACAACGAATTATTTCCTGTCACATAGGAAACGGAGCTTCCGTCACAGCAATAAAAAATGGCATATCTGTTGACACTTCTATGGGTATGACACCAGTAGAAGGTTTATTAATGGGTACTCGTTGTGGAGATATAGATGCAGGAATTCTTACCTATATTATGGAAAAGGAAAATATAGGGACATCAGCTATATCTACAATTATTAATAAATGTAGTGGCGTTTTGGGAACTTCTGGTATATCTTCTGATATGAGAGAAATAGATGATGCTATTGAAATAGGGAATAAAAAAGCTATATTGACTTCGGATATTTACACTTATAAAATTAAAAAATATATTGGGGCTTATACAGTTGCTTTAGAAGGGATAGACATTCTAGTCTTTACAGGAGGCGTAGGCGAAAATCAATTTAGAATTCGTCAAAAAATTTGCGATGGATTGGAATTTATAGGAATAAAAATAGATGAAGCAACGAATCATATACGAGGGAAAGAAACTATCATTAGTACAACCGATTCTAAAGTTAAAGTGGTGGTCGTCCCTACTGACGAGGAATTCATGATTGCTTTAGATACATTGAGTTTGTTGAGTTAA
- a CDS encoding nitroreductase family protein, with the protein MNYFAKLVEKRRSIRDYNTKKRILSPEVKKQIIKVALMSPTSKNSRPWQFILVENEEMLKNLSACKASGAAFIANCALAIIVLSDPSQSEAYIEDAAIAASYIQLQVEDLKLGSCWIHVRERKTANGHSSEQYIRNLLNIPLHLCVECIISIGYKAKEIKSHDEEKLQWEKLHIGNW; encoded by the coding sequence ATGAATTATTTTGCAAAATTAGTAGAAAAACGAAGGAGTATAAGAGATTATAATACTAAAAAGAGAATATTGTCTCCCGAAGTGAAAAAACAAATTATAAAAGTTGCTTTGATGTCTCCCACGTCAAAAAACAGTCGCCCATGGCAATTTATTTTGGTAGAGAACGAGGAAATGTTGAAAAATTTGTCAGCTTGTAAAGCATCTGGAGCGGCATTCATTGCGAATTGTGCTTTAGCAATTATAGTTTTGAGTGATCCTTCACAAAGTGAAGCATATATCGAAGATGCAGCAATTGCTGCATCTTATATTCAACTTCAAGTAGAAGACTTGAAGTTGGGAAGTTGTTGGATACATGTCAGGGAACGCAAAACGGCAAATGGCCATAGTTCCGAACAATATATTAGAAATTTACTAAATATCCCTTTGCATTTATGTGTAGAATGCATCATTTCTATTGGATATAAAGCCAAAGAAATCAAATCACATGATGAAGAAAAATTGCAGTGGGAAAAGCTCCACATTGGTAATTGGTGA
- the fmt gene encoding methionyl-tRNA formyltransferase — MTASKARIVFMGTPDFAVASLDALIGEGYNVVGVVTIPDKSIGKHQSIPQFSPIKQYALSHEIPLLQPKKLKDPDFLKSLKAWNTDLQVVVSFRLLPEVVWNMPSLGTFNLHASLLPQYRGAAPINWAIINGEKETGVTTFFLDYEIDTGKIIAQECIPIKETDNAGTIHDELMYLGAKLVVKTTNDILSGTVKLISQDETNLGKQKLKIAPKIFREVCKIDWNKTTREIHNFIRGLSPYPGAWTELTCVKGMTFPFKIFETEKADCHDYSLPVGTIVSDKKVYIDVRTKDGFIRLRNVQLAGKKRMPVTDFLKGNAYLLSLHF, encoded by the coding sequence ATGACTGCAAGTAAAGCACGAATTGTATTCATGGGTACGCCTGATTTCGCTGTTGCAAGCTTAGATGCCCTAATTGGGGAAGGATACAATGTAGTTGGTGTGGTCACTATTCCAGATAAATCTATAGGAAAGCATCAAAGTATACCACAATTTTCTCCAATTAAACAATATGCTTTATCTCATGAGATACCATTACTTCAACCTAAAAAGTTGAAAGATCCAGATTTTTTAAAAAGTTTAAAAGCATGGAATACTGATTTACAAGTTGTAGTTTCATTTCGTTTGCTTCCAGAAGTTGTTTGGAATATGCCTAGTTTAGGGACATTCAATTTACATGCATCTTTATTACCTCAATATCGAGGTGCTGCACCTATTAATTGGGCCATTATTAATGGAGAGAAGGAGACTGGTGTTACAACTTTTTTTCTCGATTATGAAATTGATACAGGAAAAATTATTGCTCAAGAGTGTATTCCTATTAAGGAAACCGATAATGCTGGAACTATTCATGATGAGTTGATGTACCTTGGAGCAAAGCTCGTTGTCAAAACAACAAATGATATTTTGAGTGGTACAGTGAAATTAATTTCGCAAGATGAGACAAATTTAGGTAAGCAAAAATTAAAAATAGCTCCCAAAATTTTTAGGGAAGTTTGCAAAATTGATTGGAATAAAACAACTCGAGAAATACATAATTTTATACGAGGACTATCGCCTTACCCAGGTGCATGGACAGAGCTAACTTGTGTCAAAGGAATGACATTCCCTTTTAAGATATTTGAAACTGAAAAAGCCGATTGTCATGATTATTCTTTACCTGTTGGTACTATAGTCTCGGATAAAAAAGTATATATAGATGTGCGTACAAAAGATGGTTTTATTAGATTGAGAAACGTTCAACTGGCAGGAAAAAAGAGAATGCCCGTGACTGATTTTTTAAAAGGGAACGCATATTTATTGTCATTACATTTTTAA